In Onychostoma macrolepis isolate SWU-2019 chromosome 14, ASM1243209v1, whole genome shotgun sequence, a single window of DNA contains:
- the thoc3 gene encoding THO complex subunit 3, whose product MASSYYQEMQEVFRNNNKSREFPAHSAKVHSVAWSCDGKRLASGSFDKTASVFVLEKDRLVKENNYRGHGDSVDQLCWHPTNPDLFVTASGDKTIRIWDVRTTKCMATVSTKGENINICWSPDGQTIAVGNKDDVVTFIDAKTHRPRAEEQFKFEVNEISWNNDNDMFFLTNGNGCINILSYPELKLIQSINAHPSNCICIKFDPTGKYFATGSADALVSLWDVEELVCVRCFSRLDWPVRTLSFSHDGKMLASASEDHFIDIAEVETGEKLWEIQCESPTFTVAWHPKRPLLAYACDDKEGKYDSNREAGTVKLFGLPNDS is encoded by the exons ATGGCGTCTTCGTACTATCAGGAGATGCAGGAGGTCTTCAGGAATAACAATAAAAGCAGAGAGTTCCCGGCACACAGTGCTAAAGTGCATTCGGTGGCCTGGAGCTGCGATGGAAAACGATTGGCGTCCGGATCGTTTGATAAAACCGCCAGCGTGTTCGTCCTGGAAAAAGACCGACTG GTGAAGGAAAACAACTACCGAGGGCATGGAGACAGTGTGGATCAGCTGTGCTGGCATCCCACCAACCCTGATCTGTTCGTCACTGCATCAGGAGACAAGACCATCCGCATCTGGGACGTACGGACCACCAAATGCATGGCCACGGTCAGCACCAAAG GAGAGAATATCAACATATGTTGGAGTCCTGATGGTCAGACTATTGCTGTCGGCAACAAGGATGATGTTGTGACTTTCATCGATGCCAAGACGCACCGTCCCCGTGCCGAGGAGCAGTTCAAGTTTGAGGTCAATGAGATCTCCTGGAATAATGACAATGACATGTTCTTCCTGACAAATGGAAACGgctgtattaatatattaag TTATCCTGAGCTAAAGCTCATACAGTCAATTAATGCTCATCCGTCCAACTGCATCTGCATTAAATTCGATCCCACAGGCAAGTATTTTGCCACAGGAAGTGCAGATGCGCTGGTCAGTCTGTGGGATGTGGAGGAGCTGGTCTGTGTGCGCTGCTTCTCCAG ACTAGACTGGCCTGTGCGGACACTTAGTTTCAGTCACGATGGGAAAATGCTGGCGTCAGCTTCTGAGGATCATTTCATTGACATTGCTGAAGTAGAAACAG GTGAGAAGCTCTGGGAGATTCAGTGCGAGTCTCCAACCTTCACTGTAGCGTGGCATCCGAAGAGACCACTGCTGGCGTACGCCTGCGACGATAAAGAGGGCAAATACGACAGCAACCGAGAGGCAGGCACCGTCAAGCTCTTCGGACTTCCCAATGACTCCTGA